A window from Onychostoma macrolepis isolate SWU-2019 chromosome 07, ASM1243209v1, whole genome shotgun sequence encodes these proteins:
- the tnfsf12 gene encoding tumor necrosis factor ligand superfamily member 12: protein MWKLQNGKRPVCATMQRILQRRRIRTLRLVWSLMAVLALSLAVCSAIFTVWTMRQTRDLSRSFQTLQERLEQVNMQRKAIFQLILEKRELLESQRFRRDAGGRKGNGRKVASHFEITSDSFQKVGNEGVIKGWTEEQLNMSRAVHYNPETGTFKVERSGVYFLYCQVHFNENQSQYVKLEVSVPKGPLLQCIEGYGTTPASGSHRFHFLKPCQVSGLLRLNKGAELKAVTGGSFSLQMSGKHYFGLFKVN, encoded by the exons ATGTGGAAGCTCCAGAACGGTAAACGACCCGTGTGCGCAACAATGCAGCGAATTCTTCAGAGGAGACGGATCCGCACACTGCGCTTGGTTTGGTCGCTCATGGCCGTGCTCGCGCTGTCCCTGGCTGTGTGCAGTGCCATATTTACAGTGTGGACAATGCGACAAACGCGGGACCTGTCGAGGTCTTTCCAAACTCTGCAGGAGCGCTTAGAGCAG GTGAATATGCAGCGCAAGGCCATCTTCCAGCTCATCCTGGAAAAACGCGAACTGCTGGAGAGTCAGAGGTTCCGCAGAGATG CGGGTGGGAGGAAAGGAAATGGACGAAAAGTGGCCTCTCATTTTGAGA TAACCAGCGATTCCTTCCAAAAAG TGGGGAATGAGGGAGTCATTAAAGGATGGACTGAGGAGCAGCTGAATATGAGCAGGGCAGTGCATTATAATCCAGAGACTGGCACCTTCAAAGTAGAGCGCAGCGGTGTCTACTTCCTGTACTGTCAA GTACATTTCAACGAGAACCAGAGTCAGTACGTGAAGCTCGAGGTGTCCGTTCCTAAGGGCCCTTTGCTCCAGTGCATCGAGGGGTACGGAACCACACCAGCGTCTGGCTCCCACAGGTTTCACTTCCTAAAGCCTTGCCAGGTCTCTGGCCTCCTACGCCTTAACAAGGGCGCCGAGCTGAAGGCCGTCACCGGAGGTTCCTTCAGTCTGCAGATGTCGGGCAAACACTACTTTGGCCTCTTCAAAGTCAACTAG
- the LOC131544078 gene encoding thialysine N-epsilon-acetyltransferase-like, whose amino-acid sequence MDFTIRAATLEDCKDISRMILELAEYEKVPDQVKITQRDLEQDGFSKNPFFHGIIAEVPEHHKSREGHTKVGYSLYFYTYSSWKGRAVYMEDLYVMPEFRGKGIGKALMSKVSQLGLAAGCTQLNFTVLDWNKSSLDFYLKQGCWDVTSDLGYHCMRCEGDALEHLAQGDL is encoded by the exons ATGGATTTCACAATCCGGGCCGCCACGCTCGAGGACTGTAAGGACATCTCGCGCATGATACTG GAACTGGCAGAGTATGAGAAAGTTCCTGACCAGGTCAAGATTACTCAAAGAG ATCTGGAGCAGGATGGATTCTccaaaaaccctttttttcatGGAATTATTGCTGAAGTGCCAGAGCATCATAAGTCTAGAGAGG GTCATACCAAGGTTGGTTACTCTCTGTACTTCTACACATACAGTTCATGGAAGGGTCGGGCGGTGTACATGGAGGATCTGTATGTGATGCCAGAGTTCAGAG GGAAAGGCATTGGCAAGGCTCTGATGTCCAAAGTTTCCCAG CTTGGTCTGGCTGCTGGTTGCACCCAGCTGAATTTCACTGTGCTGGACTGGAACAAATCATCTCTTGACTTCTACCTAAAGCAGGGCTGCTGGGATGTGACCTCCGACCTCGGCTATCACTGCATGCGCTGTGAGGGCGATGCCCTTGAACACTTGGCCCAGGGGGACCTTTAA
- the si:dkey-19b23.8 gene encoding uncharacterized protein si:dkey-19b23.8 isoform X1: protein MIYLCRTKSEDCMKDLKAILRCAILGGLLDKQEKHPCDSKKVSPLLSSPTMALSSFHLMQTLKNSPAALRRRFRRDRTESLSHGDPLFKVHYLGTKKIFSLDLEQAEDAIDRLLDGAPGKLSKDHALVVRPRYVEVKELSTGRQLTKTYLQDIAYCASHTARPNVFLYICRQPGQQLQCRVFWCSRAERAKDMTACLAMSFQRALNDWQGGCATLPQGEGITKEPEISGTPTAPKGSTLPASLGKVRWKKRGSVSRSPLRAISRRGSASDNWH, encoded by the exons ATGATTTACCTGTGCCGGACCAAAAGCGAAGATTGCATGAAAG ATCTCAAGGCTATACTGCGTTGCGCCATACTGGGAGGCTTACTGGATAAGCAGGAGAAGCATCCCTGTGACTCCAAAAAAGTGTCTCCGCTTCTATCGTCTCCCACGATGGCCCTGTCCTCCTTCCATCTGATGCAAACTCTAAAGAACTCTCCGGCGGCTCTGCGTCGACGATTCCGTCGCGACCGAACGGAGAGCCTGTCTCACGGCGATCCCCTCTTCAAGGTGCACTACCTCGGCACCAAGAAAATCTTCTCCCTGGACTTGGAGCAGGCGGAGGATGCCATCGATCGACTCCTGGATGGAGCCCCTGGGAAGCTTTCTAAAGATCATGCCCTAGTAGTGCGACCCCGATATGTCGAAGTTAAAGAACTGAGCACCGGAAGGCAGCTCACCAAGACCTACTTGCAGGATATCGCGTACTGCGCCTCACACACGGCCAGACCCAATGTGTTTCTGTACATCTGCAGGCAGCCAGGTCAGCAGCTGCAATGCAGAGTGTTCTGGTGCAGTCGGGCAGAAAGGGCAAAGGACATGACAGCCTGCTTGGCAATGTCGTTTCAGAGAGCGCTAAATGACTGGCAAGGTGGATGCGCCACGTTGCCGCAAGGCGAAGGGATCACTAAAGAGCCAGAGATTTCTGGTACGCCCACTGCACCCAAAGGGTCAACGTTGCCAGCTAGTTTGGGAAAAG TCCGTTGGAAGAAGAGGGGGTCGGTGTCCCGCAGTCCTCTCCGTGCCATTTCCAGAAGAGGTTCTGCCAGTGACAACTGGCATTGA
- the si:dkey-19b23.8 gene encoding uncharacterized protein si:dkey-19b23.8 isoform X2: MALSSFHLMQTLKNSPAALRRRFRRDRTESLSHGDPLFKVHYLGTKKIFSLDLEQAEDAIDRLLDGAPGKLSKDHALVVRPRYVEVKELSTGRQLTKTYLQDIAYCASHTARPNVFLYICRQPGQQLQCRVFWCSRAERAKDMTACLAMSFQRALNDWQGGCATLPQGEGITKEPEISGTPTAPKGSTLPASLGKVRWKKRGSVSRSPLRAISRRGSASDNWH, encoded by the exons ATGGCCCTGTCCTCCTTCCATCTGATGCAAACTCTAAAGAACTCTCCGGCGGCTCTGCGTCGACGATTCCGTCGCGACCGAACGGAGAGCCTGTCTCACGGCGATCCCCTCTTCAAGGTGCACTACCTCGGCACCAAGAAAATCTTCTCCCTGGACTTGGAGCAGGCGGAGGATGCCATCGATCGACTCCTGGATGGAGCCCCTGGGAAGCTTTCTAAAGATCATGCCCTAGTAGTGCGACCCCGATATGTCGAAGTTAAAGAACTGAGCACCGGAAGGCAGCTCACCAAGACCTACTTGCAGGATATCGCGTACTGCGCCTCACACACGGCCAGACCCAATGTGTTTCTGTACATCTGCAGGCAGCCAGGTCAGCAGCTGCAATGCAGAGTGTTCTGGTGCAGTCGGGCAGAAAGGGCAAAGGACATGACAGCCTGCTTGGCAATGTCGTTTCAGAGAGCGCTAAATGACTGGCAAGGTGGATGCGCCACGTTGCCGCAAGGCGAAGGGATCACTAAAGAGCCAGAGATTTCTGGTACGCCCACTGCACCCAAAGGGTCAACGTTGCCAGCTAGTTTGGGAAAAG TCCGTTGGAAGAAGAGGGGGTCGGTGTCCCGCAGTCCTCTCCGTGCCATTTCCAGAAGAGGTTCTGCCAGTGACAACTGGCATTGA
- the si:dkey-19b23.7 gene encoding uncharacterized protein si:dkey-19b23.7 gives MHLIYSKLGRVSISVRVTMSSGDHEHRAKLQHFLSELAILGSLQGFHYFQPWLRGREELLLTVVNDDLRWRSPGFVVSVASTFTSSTCSSSYSLDSDYASSPLAGEGPLPQYKPETPDATQQQTPSRNVDSHLLPASPSEREIAVPEMNCTLFLLAGYAKYGQPYAWIRSNHERLVNVGGTDTLVKDTPMKLKSITDWVSTSQETHVWDVVSELVGLCTMPPPDNPFSLDMRYLQTLSLPERFLVTGALLNFLEMIVVQGSREEPFYDLVVEELKPLRRLHFQSLSEVQRFQGSDRTQSPLPTK, from the exons ATGCACCTCATTTACAGCAAATTGGGTCGAGTGTCCATCAGTGTACGTGTAACCATGAGTTCTGGT GACCATGAACACAGGGCGAAACTTCAGCACTTCCTGTCGGAGCTTGCAATACTGGGTTCTTTACAG GGCTTCCATTATTTTCAGCCGTGGCTAAGAGGGAGAGAGGAACTTCTGCTGACTGTGGTCAATGATGACTTG AGATGGCGCTCTCCTGGGTTCGTCGTGTCTGTGGCCTCCACCTTTACCAGCTCAACCTGCAGTAGCAGTTACAGTCTGGACAGCGACTACGCCAGCTCGCCTTTAGCAGGAGAAGGGCCACTTCCACAGTACAAACCAGAGACACCAGACGCCACACAGCAACAAACTCCCAGCAG GAATGTTGATTCTCATCTTCTCCCAGCCTCACCCAGTGAGAGAGAGATCGCTGTTCCT GAAATGAACTGCACCCTGTTCCTGTTAGCCGGCTATGCCAAGTATGGGCAACCTTATGCATGGATTCGATCCAATCATGAGCGCCTAGTAAACGTCGGAGGAACTGATACGCTAGTCAAAGATACACCGATGAAGCTGAAGTCCATCACAGACTGGGTTTCAACATCCCAAG AAACTCATGTATGGGATGTAGTGAGTGAGTTGGTGGGACTGTGCACCATGCCACCTCCTGACAACCCCTTCTCTTTGGACATGCGCTACCTCCAAACCCTGTCCCTCCCAGAGCGCTTCCTGGTCACTGGGGCCCTCCTGAATTTCCTGGAGATGATTGTGGTTCAGGGAAGCCGTGAGGAACCGTTCTATGATCTGG TTGTGGAAGAGTTGAAGCCACTGAGACGACTTCATTTCCAAAGCCTCTCTGAGGTCCAAAGGTTTCAAGGCAGTGACAGGACTCAAAGTCCTTTACCCACCAAATGA